A single genomic interval of Hafnia alvei harbors:
- the dnaN gene encoding DNA polymerase III subunit beta, with protein sequence MKFIVEREHLLKPLQQVSSPLGGRPTLPILGNLLLQVEDGHLLLTGTDLEMEMIARVPLAQEHETGATTVPARKFFDICRGLPDGAEITVILDGDRMLVRSGRSRFSLSTLPAADFPNLDDWQSEVEFTLPQATLKKLIEATQFSMAHQDVRYYLNGMLFETEGEELRTVATDGHRLAVCSMPIGQSLPSHSVIVPRKGVMELSRLLDGGETPLRLQIGSNNIRAHVGGFIFTSKLVDGRFPDYRRVLPKNPDKTLKAGCDELKQAFARAAILSNEKFRGVRLYVSHNQLKITANNPEQEEAEEILDVNYEGTDLEIGFNVSYVLDVLNALKCGDVHMLLTDSVSSVQIEDAASQSAAYVVMPMRL encoded by the coding sequence ATGAAATTTATTGTTGAACGTGAACATCTGCTAAAGCCGTTGCAACAGGTAAGCAGCCCGCTGGGTGGTCGACCAACGTTGCCTATTCTTGGTAATCTGCTGCTGCAGGTTGAAGACGGCCATCTATTGCTGACAGGCACCGACCTTGAAATGGAAATGATCGCCCGTGTTCCTCTTGCTCAAGAGCATGAGACGGGTGCGACAACGGTTCCTGCGCGTAAGTTTTTTGATATTTGCCGTGGCCTACCAGACGGTGCGGAAATCACCGTGATACTGGACGGCGATCGCATGTTGGTTCGCTCTGGACGTAGCCGCTTCTCGCTGTCTACGCTGCCGGCCGCTGACTTCCCTAATCTGGATGATTGGCAGAGCGAGGTGGAGTTTACTCTGCCTCAGGCAACGCTGAAAAAGCTGATTGAAGCGACGCAGTTCTCAATGGCACATCAGGACGTACGCTATTACCTGAACGGTATGCTGTTTGAGACCGAAGGCGAAGAGCTGCGCACCGTCGCGACCGATGGGCACCGACTTGCCGTTTGCTCTATGCCTATTGGCCAGAGTTTGCCAAGTCATTCGGTGATCGTGCCGCGTAAAGGCGTGATGGAACTGTCTCGTTTGTTAGATGGCGGTGAAACACCGCTGCGCCTGCAAATTGGCAGCAATAACATTCGTGCTCACGTTGGTGGCTTTATCTTTACCTCTAAGCTGGTTGATGGGCGTTTCCCTGACTATCGCCGCGTATTGCCGAAGAACCCGGACAAAACGCTGAAAGCAGGCTGTGATGAACTCAAACAGGCGTTTGCGCGTGCGGCGATTTTGTCGAATGAAAAATTCCGCGGTGTTCGCCTTTATGTCAGCCATAACCAGCTGAAAATTACTGCGAATAACCCAGAGCAGGAAGAAGCGGAAGAAATTCTGGATGTGAATTACGAAGGCACCGATTTAGAAATTGGTTTCAACGTCAGTTACGTTCTGGATGTCCTCAACGCACTCAAGTGTGGAGACGTGCATATGCTACTGACTGACTCCGTATCTAGCGTTCAGATTGAAGACGCGGCGAGCCAGTCGGCAGCCTACGTAGTCATGCCAATGCGTTTGTAG
- the dnaA gene encoding chromosomal replication initiator protein DnaA, whose product VSLSLWQQCLARLQDELPATEFSMWIRPLQAELSDNTLALYAPNRFVLDWVRDKYLNNINGLLNDFCGSDAPVLRFEVGTKPAMAIPAQSPVTASVSAPVIQTAARNIAPMRPSWDNSPAQPELSYRSNVNPKHTFDNFVEGKSNQLARAAARQVADNPGGAYNPLFLYGGTGLGKTHLLHAVGNGIMARKANAKVVYMHSERFVQDMVKALQNNAIEEFKRYYRSVDALLIDDIQFFANKERSQEEFFHTFNALLEGNQQIILTSDRYPKEINGVEDRLKSRFGWGLTVAIEPPELETRVAILMKKADENDIRLPGEVAFFIAKRLRSNVRELEGALNRVIANANFTGRAITIDFVREALRDLLALQEKLVTIDNIQKTVAEYYKIKVADLLSKRRSRSVARPRQMAMALAKELTNHSLPEIGDAFGGRDHTTVLHACRKIEQLREESHDIKEDFSNLIRTLSS is encoded by the coding sequence GTGTCACTTTCGCTTTGGCAGCAGTGTCTTGCCCGATTGCAGGATGAGTTACCTGCCACAGAATTTAGTATGTGGATCCGTCCTTTACAGGCGGAACTGAGTGACAACACCCTGGCGCTGTATGCTCCTAACCGTTTTGTATTGGATTGGGTTCGTGACAAATATCTCAACAACATCAACGGATTGTTGAATGATTTTTGTGGCAGCGATGCGCCGGTTTTACGTTTTGAAGTTGGCACCAAACCTGCAATGGCAATTCCGGCACAAAGCCCGGTTACTGCCAGCGTTTCTGCGCCTGTCATTCAGACCGCAGCTCGCAATATTGCACCTATGCGTCCGAGCTGGGATAACTCACCGGCGCAGCCTGAACTGTCTTATCGCTCGAATGTAAATCCTAAGCATACGTTCGATAACTTTGTTGAGGGTAAGTCTAACCAACTGGCCCGCGCGGCGGCGCGTCAGGTGGCTGATAACCCTGGCGGAGCCTATAACCCGTTGTTTTTATACGGTGGCACTGGTTTAGGTAAAACCCACCTTTTGCACGCGGTGGGAAATGGCATTATGGCGCGCAAAGCCAATGCCAAAGTGGTTTACATGCACTCTGAGCGTTTCGTTCAGGATATGGTTAAGGCTCTGCAAAATAACGCGATCGAAGAGTTTAAACGCTACTATCGTTCTGTTGATGCTCTGCTTATCGATGATATTCAATTCTTTGCGAACAAAGAGCGCTCGCAGGAAGAGTTTTTCCATACCTTTAACGCACTGCTTGAAGGCAATCAGCAAATTATCCTGACGTCAGATCGCTATCCAAAAGAGATCAACGGCGTGGAAGATCGCCTGAAATCACGATTTGGCTGGGGATTGACCGTGGCTATCGAGCCGCCGGAATTAGAAACGCGCGTCGCTATTCTGATGAAAAAAGCCGATGAAAATGATATTCGCCTGCCGGGTGAAGTCGCCTTTTTCATCGCCAAGCGTCTACGCTCTAATGTACGTGAGCTCGAGGGCGCACTGAATCGCGTGATTGCCAATGCCAACTTTACCGGCCGCGCAATTACCATCGACTTCGTGCGTGAAGCATTGCGTGATCTGCTCGCCTTGCAGGAAAAATTAGTCACTATCGATAATATTCAGAAGACAGTCGCTGAGTATTATAAAATCAAGGTGGCAGATTTACTGTCTAAACGCCGTTCCCGCTCGGTTGCACGCCCACGCCAGATGGCGATGGCGCTGGCAAAAGAGCTGACCAACCATAGCTTGCCGGAAATCGGTGATGCATTTGGTGGTCGTGACCATACTACGGTCTTGCATGCCTGTCGTAAGATTGAACAGCTGCGTGAAGAAAGCCACGACATCAAAGAAGATTTTTCTAATTTAATCAGAACGTTGTCATCCTAA
- the recF gene encoding DNA replication/repair protein RecF encodes MALTRLTIRDFRNIESADLSPAEGFNFLVGANGSGKTSVLEAIYTLGHGRAFRSLQAGRVIRHDQNEFVLHGRIDTGAERELSVGLSKSRAGDSKVRIDGSDGHKVAELAQMLPMQLITPEGFTLLNGGPKFRRAFLDWGCFHSDPGFFVAWSNLKRLLKQRNAALRQVTRYGQLRPWDQELIPLAERISQLRAQYSAAIAEDISATCAQFLPEFALTFSFQRGWDKESDYGELLERQFERDRALTYTAVGPHKADFRIRAEGTPVEDLLSRGQLKLLMCALRLAQGEYLTRHSGRRCLYLIDDFASELDTGRRRLLADRLKATGAQVFVSAVSAEQVSDMVDEKGKMFRVEQGKIAV; translated from the coding sequence ATGGCTTTAACGCGTCTAACGATCCGCGATTTTCGCAATATTGAATCGGCGGATCTCTCTCCTGCTGAGGGATTCAACTTTCTGGTCGGTGCCAACGGTAGCGGAAAGACCAGCGTGCTCGAGGCTATTTATACGCTTGGGCACGGGCGGGCTTTTCGTAGTTTGCAGGCGGGAAGAGTGATCCGCCACGACCAGAATGAGTTTGTTCTACATGGTCGCATTGATACCGGTGCAGAGCGCGAGCTGTCCGTTGGGCTTAGTAAAAGCCGTGCCGGTGATAGCAAAGTGCGCATTGATGGCAGCGATGGCCACAAAGTGGCGGAGCTAGCGCAGATGTTGCCGATGCAGCTTATCACGCCAGAAGGTTTTACCTTATTGAACGGCGGGCCAAAATTTCGGCGCGCTTTTCTCGACTGGGGCTGCTTTCATAGCGATCCCGGTTTCTTTGTTGCCTGGAGCAACCTCAAGCGACTGCTAAAGCAGCGCAATGCGGCGTTAAGACAGGTAACCCGCTATGGACAATTACGTCCATGGGATCAGGAACTGATCCCGCTGGCAGAACGTATCAGCCAATTGCGAGCGCAATACAGCGCAGCGATTGCCGAAGATATCAGCGCAACATGCGCGCAGTTCTTGCCTGAATTTGCACTGACGTTTTCTTTCCAGCGTGGCTGGGATAAAGAGAGCGATTACGGAGAGTTGCTAGAGCGTCAATTTGAACGCGATAGGGCTCTGACCTATACCGCGGTTGGTCCACACAAGGCAGATTTCCGCATCCGGGCAGAAGGTACACCGGTTGAGGATTTACTGTCGCGTGGGCAACTGAAGTTACTGATGTGTGCGCTGCGTTTGGCACAGGGTGAATATCTTACCCGCCACAGCGGTCGCCGTTGCCTTTACCTTATCGATGATTTTGCTTCTGAGCTGGATACGGGTCGCAGACGTTTATTAGCCGACCGATTGAAAGCCACTGGCGCACAGGTTTTTGTGAGTGCGGTGAGTGCAGAACAGGTCTCCGATATGGTTGATGAAAAGGGCAAGATGTTCCGCGTGGAACAGGGTAAAATAGCGGTTTAA